Proteins encoded within one genomic window of Candidatus Roizmanbacteria bacterium CG_4_9_14_0_2_um_filter_38_17:
- a CDS encoding DNA-binding protein has translation MTKSDLIEVVAKKAKLTNKAARDAVQAVFDVVTENMKKGEKVVVTGFGTFDVGKRAAREGRNPQTGEKIMIPEMRSPTFTAGKTLKRTVR, from the coding sequence ATGACAAAAAGTGATTTAATTGAAGTTGTTGCCAAAAAGGCAAAATTAACTAATAAAGCAGCACGTGATGCAGTTCAAGCAGTGTTCGACGTTGTTACCGAAAACATGAAAAAAGGTGAAAAAGTGGTAGTTACCGGTTTTGGAACTTTCGATGTTGGCAAGCGCGCAGCACGCGAAGGACGTAATCCTCAGACAGGGGAAAAGATTATGATCCCCGAGATGAGAAGTCCAACTTTTACAGCAGGAAAAACACTCAAAAGAACGGTTCGTTAA